One window of Oreochromis niloticus isolate F11D_XX linkage group LG23, O_niloticus_UMD_NMBU, whole genome shotgun sequence genomic DNA carries:
- the LOC100697229 gene encoding ATP-binding cassette sub-family B member 6, mitochondrial produces the protein MVFMQSYCDANSSISITWVDEGIAPCFYFTLVPTILLSLSFLLGTIHCICYQKYGTQMERKFIPRARLYGFQQVLHVFLIIQFLGGIIWRAASADELPGYVVLYGCFSILGWAWAMALLRVERRRVLVSDRTRGHSAVLLLFWAVAFCAENLAFISWYSPQWWWGLENKPQQVQLFLWMMRYISTGLLFFIGLKAPGLPRRPYMLLINEDERDVENGGQSLLGRSEENQSTWKGFWKKIRLLVPYMWPQGNKFLQLLVLFCLGLLGVERAVNIFVPIYSKYIVDELTDGSSWHILAVTVCIYVLLKLLQGGGAGSSGFVSNIRTFVWIRVQQYTNRLVQVNLFGHLHSLSLRWHLSRKTGEVLRSINRGTSSVNNLVSYIVFSIFPTIADIVIAIIYFITYFNAWLGLIIFICMTFYLTMTIIITEWRTKYRREMNRMDNAAKAKAVDSLLNFETVKYYNAENYEVGRFEGAILNYQASEWRAQASLALLNQTQNVVIGLGLLAGSLLCAYFVTEGKFQVGDYVLFGTYIIQMYIPLNWFGTYYRMIQTSFIDMENMFQLFEEDQEVKDEVNAGNLLFKLGKVEFENVYFSYINGMEILRAVSFTVLPGQTVALVGPSGSGKSTIIRLLFRFYDVQGGCIRIDGQDVSKVKQASLRSHIGVVPQDTVLFNDTIRDNIRYGCTTASDQEVEEAAVAADIHDKIMTFPDGYDTQVGERGLKLSGGEKQRVAIARTILKAPQIILLDEATSALDTQTERNIQASLAKVCANRTTVVVAHRLSTIIGADQILVVNEGRIAERGRHEELLQKGGLYANMWTKQQQAQDSDSSSDTEIKYRKSEKLQPPSSGHHGH, from the exons ATGGTGTTTATGCAGAGCTACTGTGATGCAAATTCCTCCATCTCCATAACCTGGGTGGATGAAGGCATCGCCCCCTGCTTCTACTTCACACTGGTCCCCACCATCCTgctctccctctccttcctcCTTGGCACCATCCACTGCATATGCTACCAAAAGTATGGCACGCAAATGGAACGCAAGTTCATTCCTCGCGCCCGCCTCTATGGTTTTCAGCAGGTCCTCCACGTCTTTCTGATCATCCAGTTTCTGGGTGGAATCATTTGGAGAGCCGCGAGTGCAGATGAGCTTCCAGGGTATGTGGTGCTGTATGGCTGCTTTTCCATCCTGGGATGGGCCTGGGCTATGGCTCTACTCAGGGTGGAGAGGCGCAGGGTCCTGGTGTCGGATCGGACAAGAGGACACAGTGCCGTCCTGCTGCTGTTCTGGGCTGTAGCTTTCTGTGCTGAGAACCTGGCTTTTATCTCCTGGTACAGCCCTCAGTGGTGGTGGGGCCTGGAGAACAAACCACAACAG GTGCAGTTGTTCCTGTGGATGATGCGCTACATTAGCACTGGGCTGCTCTTCTTCATTGGTCTCAAAGCTCCAGGCTTGCCGAGAAGACCTTACATGCTACTGATAAATGAAGATGAGCGTGACGTAGAAAATGGTGGACAG AGCCTGTTGGGAAGATCAGAGGAGAACCAGTCCACCTGGAAGGGTTTTTGGAAGAAGATCCGTCTGCTTGTTCCCTACATGTGGCCGCAAGGCAACAAGTTTCTCCAGCTGCTGGTCCTCTTCTGTTTGGGGCTGCTGGGAGTGGAGAGGGCTGTTAATATCTTTGTACCTATTTACTCCAAGTATATTG TGGATGAACTGACTGATGGCAGCAGCTGGCACATTTTAGCCGTTacagtgtgtatttatgtcctGCTCAAGCTCCTGCAGGGCGGCGGAGCAG GTTCCTCTGGATTTGTCAGTAACATACGCACTTTCGTCTGGATCCGCGTGCAGCAGTACACCAATCGACTGGTTCAAGTCAATCTGTTTGGCCACCTGCACTCCCTCTCTCTGCGCTGGCATCTGAGCCGCAAAACTGGTGAAGTACTGAGAAGTATCAACCGTGGCACGTCTTCCGTTAACAACTTGGTCAG CTACATAGTGTTCAGCATCTTTCCAACCATTGCTGATATTGTCATCGCCATCATCTACTTCATCACTTATTTCAATGCCTGGCTTGGCCTTATTATCTTCATCTGCATGACCTTCTACCTCA CTATGACGATCATCATCACTGAATGGAGAACCAAGTACAGACGAGAAATGAATCGGATGGATAACGCTGCCAAGGCCAAGGCTGTGGACTCCTTGTTAAACTTTGAGACG GTAAAATACTACAATGCAGAGAACTATGAGGTCGGCCGGTTTGAGGGTGCAATCTTAAATTATCAG GCTTCAGAGTGGAGGGCGCAGGCATCTCTGGCCTTGCTCAATCAAACCCAGAATGTCGTCATTGGATTAGGACTTCTAGCAGGCTCCTTGCTCTGTGCATACTTTGTCACAGAGGGAAAGTTTCAG GTTGGAGATTATGTTCTCTTCGGTACCTACATCATCCAAATGTACATCCCACTCAACTGGTTTGGAACATACTACAG GATGATCCAGACTTCCTTTATTGACATggaaaacatgttccaacttttcgaAGAAGATCAAGAG GTGAAGGATGAAGTAAATGCAGGAAATCTTCTCTTTAAACTGGGGAAAGTGGAGTTTGAAAACGTTTACTTTAGCTACATAAATGG CATGGAGATTCTCAGGGCTGTGTCCTTCACAGTTCTTCCAGGACAGACGGTTGCACTG GTTGGGCCGTCGGGATCTGGGAAAAGCACAATCATTCGACTGCTTTTCCGTTTCTATGATGTTCAGGGAGGCTGCATTCGCATTGATGGCCAGGATGTATCAAAG GTGAAACAGGCATCTCTGCGATCTCATATCGGCGTGGTTCCCCAGGATACCGTGCTGTTCAACGACACCATCCGGGATAACATTCGCTATGGTTGCACCACTGCTAGTGAccaggaggtggaggaggctGCTGTCGCTGCTGATATCCATGATAAAATCATGACCTTCCCTGATG GTTATGATACCCAGGTGGGGGAAAGAGGACTGAAGCTGAGTGGAGGAGAGAAGCAGAGGGTGGCTATCGCCAGAACTATCCTCAAAGCACCACAAATCATCCTGCTGGATGAG GCCACATCTGCCctggacacacagacagagcgcAACATCCAGGCCTCTCTGGCCAAAGTCTGTGCCAATCGTACTACAGTGGTTGTAGCTCACAG GCTGTCTACCATCATCGGAGCAGACCAGATCCTGGTTGTCAATGAAGGGCGGATTGCTGAGCGGGGACG ACATGAAGAATTGCTACAAAAAGGAGGTTTATATGCAAACATGTGGACGAAGCAACAACAGGCTCAGGACTCAGATTCATCATCAGACACCGAAATCAAATATCGCAAGTCTGAGAAACTGCAGCCACCATCCTCAGGACACCACGGGCACTGA
- the cnppd1 gene encoding protein CNPPD1 codes for MDFDALFNENTFQFSDFQEFTFLPGHQKLTERVRKRLYYGLDNDVALDALSCPVTDIAVEIFQKSAPSPIRKLQKKYAAHVAREACISPCAMMLALVYIERLRHRNPEYLQKISSSDLFLISMMVASKYLYDEGEEEEVFNDEWGAAGKLDVKTVNNLEMNFLNAIEWSLFADPNDFFDLLSQLETSIAERQGMKRGWFTYTDLCVLLEHSVWSQALTAIYQHFTKVSCMLGLVYLTSVAGLIATSAVIHQLSLSRGGQSLLPPDEISLTHFLASNLSPETSSSARRLPCCVLANKSVNRQTGSPGSRQHHSQRPRSSSAQTSVLCLWGSLLASMGHIHPETKPDVEASQTWSPVSFICPGCLATLPPLACGLRNTSSVLPHGPFENHQPHSSWFSSSLLGPAKPSVDSHLDIFPPAQLRPCHPESMLPVDKVQALLMPG; via the exons ATGGATTTCGACGCTTTATTTAACGAGAATACATTTCAGTTCTCGGATTTCCAAGAGTTCACG TTTCTTCCTGGACACCAGAAATTGACCGAAAGAGTGAGAAAGCGATTATATTATGGCCTGGACAATGATGTTGCTTTAGATGCCCTTTCCTGCCCTGTTACAG ATATTGCTGTTGAAATCTTCCAAAAGTCTGCCCCAAGCCCAATACGAAAGCTTCAGAAGAAGTATGCTGCCCATGTTGCCAG ggAGGCCTGCATTTCTCCGTGTGCCATGATGCTGGCTCTTGTTTACATAGAAAGGCTTAGACATAGAAACCCTGAATACCTCCAAAAGATctcctcctctgacctcttcctgatCTCCATG ATGGTAGCCAGCAAGTACCTGTATGATGAAGGTGAAGAAGAGGAGGTTTTCAATGATGAATGGGGAGCAGCTGGGAAGTTGGATGTCAAGACTGTCAACAACCTGGAGATGAACTTCTTGAACGCCATT GAGTGGAGCCTCTTCGCTGACCCGAATGACTTCTTTGATTTACTAAGTCAACTGGAGACCAG CATTGCGGAGCGGCAGGGGATGAAACGCGGCTGGTTCACCTACACTGACCTCTGCGTGCTGCTTGAGCACTCTGTGTGGAGTCAAGCCCTCACAGCCATCTACCAGCACTTTACTAAG GTATCCTGTATGCTTGGCCTGGTCTATCTAACCAGTGTGGCTGGCCTTATTGCCACCAGTGCTGTGATTCACCAGCTCAGTCTCTCTAGAGGAGGCCAGTCTCTTCTTCCACCAGATGAGATCAGCCTGACCCACTTTTTGGCTTCCAACCTGAGTCCAGAAACCTCTTCCTCAGCCCGCCGCCTCCCTTGTTGTGTTCTGGCCAACAAGAGTGTTAACCGTCAGACTGGCTCACCTGGAAGCAGGCAACACCACAGTCAAAGGCCTCGATCGTCTTCCGCACAAACATCTGTATTGTGTCTCTGGGGTTCCCTGCTTGCCTCGATGGGTCATATACATCCTGAAACGAAACCTGATGTGGAAGCCTCCCAGACCTGGTCTCCTGTGTCCTTCATCTGTCCTGGCTGTCTCGCAACACTCCCTCCTCTTGCTTGCGGGCTTCGAAACACCTCATCAGTCCTCCCTCACGGCCCCTTTGAAAACCATCAGCCTCATTCATCGTGGTTCTCCTCCAGCCTCCTCGGTCCTGCCAAGCCAAGTGTGGACTCTCATCTAGATATTTTTCCTCCTGCACAGCTGAGACCTTGCCACCCAGAGTCTATGCTGCCAGTTGACAAAGTCCAAGCTTTGCTCATGCCTGGCTAG
- the prkag3a gene encoding 5'-AMP-activated protein kinase subunit gamma-1 isoform X3 produces the protein MDTRQSYGASFTEADATVYMKFMKSHRCYDAIPTSCKLVIFDTTLQVKKAFYALVANGLRAAPLWDSKLQRFVGMLTITDFINILHCYYKSPMVQMYELESHKIETWRGDSLRNVYLQYSNNFLISISPEASLFEAIYSLLRYKIHRLPVIDPESGNVLHILTHKRILKFLHIFGKKLPKPAFTKRPIQELGIGTFRNIATVQQTASLYDALSIFVERRVSALPVVDEQGKVVALYSRFDVINLAAQKTYNNLDMTMQEAVEKRICCVEGVIKCYPYETLEIILDRIVKAEVHRLVLVDRADVVKGIISLSDLLQAMVLTPAGIDALLS, from the exons ATGGACACAAGACAGAGTTATGGAGCCTCGTTCACAG AGGCTGATGCCACAGTCTACATGAAATTCATGAAAAGTCACCGCTGTTATGATGCCATTCCAACCAGCTGTAAACTGGTCATATTTGATACCACACTACAA GTGAAAAAAGCCTTTTATGCACTGGTGGCAAATGGCTTGAGGGCTGCACCACTATGGGACAGCAAGCTGCAGAGATTTGTGG GTATGCTGACTATTACAGATTTCATCAACATCCTTCACTGCTATTACAAGTCCCCCATG gttcAGATGTATGAGCTTGAGAGCCACAAGATAGAAACATGGAGAGGTGATTCCCTTCGAA ATGTTTATTTGCAGTATTCCAATAACTTCCTCATTAGTATCTCTCCAGAGGCCAG CCTCTTCGAAGCCATCTATTCCTTACTCAGATACAAAATCCACAGGCTGCCCGTAATCGATCCAGAGTCTGGGAATGTCCTGCACATTCTGACCCACAAAAGAATCCTCAAGTTCCTCCATATATTT GGGAAAAAACTTCCCAAGCCTGCATTCACAAAGAGGCCGATCCAGGAACTTGGGATAGGAACTTTCAGGAACATCGCCACTGTCCAGCAAACAGCATCGCTTTATGATGCCCTCTCTATATTTGTGGAGAGGCGGGTGTCTGCGCTGCCAGTGGTGGATGAACAAG GCAAAGTTGTGGCACTCTACTCAAGATTTGATGTCATT AACCTGGCAGCCCAGAAGACCTACAACAATCTGGACATGACAATGCAGGAGGCTGTTGAAAAGCGGATATGTTGCGTTGAGGGAGTTATTAAGTGCTATCCATACGAAACCTTGGAAATCATTTTAGACCGTATAGTTAAAGCTGAG GTCCATCGGCTGGTCCTGGTGGACAGAGCTGATGTGGTGAAAGGCATCATCTCTCTGTCTGACCTGCTGCAGGCAATGGTCTTAACCCCTGCAGGTATTGATGCCCTCTTGTCCTAG
- the prkag3a gene encoding 5'-AMP-activated protein kinase subunit gamma-1 isoform X1: protein MEPRSQVSFPEKKQEIQSQEADATVYMKFMKSHRCYDAIPTSCKLVIFDTTLQVKKAFYALVANGLRAAPLWDSKLQRFVGMLTITDFINILHCYYKSPMVQMYELESHKIETWRGDSLRNVYLQYSNNFLISISPEASLFEAIYSLLRYKIHRLPVIDPESGNVLHILTHKRILKFLHIFGKKLPKPAFTKRPIQELGIGTFRNIATVQQTASLYDALSIFVERRVSALPVVDEQGKVVALYSRFDVINLAAQKTYNNLDMTMQEAVEKRICCVEGVIKCYPYETLEIILDRIVKAEVHRLVLVDRADVVKGIISLSDLLQAMVLTPAGIDALLS, encoded by the exons ATGGAGCCTCGTTCACAG GTGTCATTCCCAGAAAAGAAGCAGGAAATACAGAGTCAAG AGGCTGATGCCACAGTCTACATGAAATTCATGAAAAGTCACCGCTGTTATGATGCCATTCCAACCAGCTGTAAACTGGTCATATTTGATACCACACTACAA GTGAAAAAAGCCTTTTATGCACTGGTGGCAAATGGCTTGAGGGCTGCACCACTATGGGACAGCAAGCTGCAGAGATTTGTGG GTATGCTGACTATTACAGATTTCATCAACATCCTTCACTGCTATTACAAGTCCCCCATG gttcAGATGTATGAGCTTGAGAGCCACAAGATAGAAACATGGAGAGGTGATTCCCTTCGAA ATGTTTATTTGCAGTATTCCAATAACTTCCTCATTAGTATCTCTCCAGAGGCCAG CCTCTTCGAAGCCATCTATTCCTTACTCAGATACAAAATCCACAGGCTGCCCGTAATCGATCCAGAGTCTGGGAATGTCCTGCACATTCTGACCCACAAAAGAATCCTCAAGTTCCTCCATATATTT GGGAAAAAACTTCCCAAGCCTGCATTCACAAAGAGGCCGATCCAGGAACTTGGGATAGGAACTTTCAGGAACATCGCCACTGTCCAGCAAACAGCATCGCTTTATGATGCCCTCTCTATATTTGTGGAGAGGCGGGTGTCTGCGCTGCCAGTGGTGGATGAACAAG GCAAAGTTGTGGCACTCTACTCAAGATTTGATGTCATT AACCTGGCAGCCCAGAAGACCTACAACAATCTGGACATGACAATGCAGGAGGCTGTTGAAAAGCGGATATGTTGCGTTGAGGGAGTTATTAAGTGCTATCCATACGAAACCTTGGAAATCATTTTAGACCGTATAGTTAAAGCTGAG GTCCATCGGCTGGTCCTGGTGGACAGAGCTGATGTGGTGAAAGGCATCATCTCTCTGTCTGACCTGCTGCAGGCAATGGTCTTAACCCCTGCAGGTATTGATGCCCTCTTGTCCTAG
- the prkag3a gene encoding 5'-AMP-activated protein kinase subunit gamma-1 isoform X2, whose amino-acid sequence MEPRSQVSFPEKKQEIQSQEADATVYMKFMKSHRCYDAIPTSCKLVIFDTTLQVKKAFYALVANGLRAAPLWDSKLQRFVGMLTITDFINILHCYYKSPMVQMYELESHKIETWRDVYLQYSNNFLISISPEASLFEAIYSLLRYKIHRLPVIDPESGNVLHILTHKRILKFLHIFGKKLPKPAFTKRPIQELGIGTFRNIATVQQTASLYDALSIFVERRVSALPVVDEQGKVVALYSRFDVINLAAQKTYNNLDMTMQEAVEKRICCVEGVIKCYPYETLEIILDRIVKAEVHRLVLVDRADVVKGIISLSDLLQAMVLTPAGIDALLS is encoded by the exons ATGGAGCCTCGTTCACAG GTGTCATTCCCAGAAAAGAAGCAGGAAATACAGAGTCAAG AGGCTGATGCCACAGTCTACATGAAATTCATGAAAAGTCACCGCTGTTATGATGCCATTCCAACCAGCTGTAAACTGGTCATATTTGATACCACACTACAA GTGAAAAAAGCCTTTTATGCACTGGTGGCAAATGGCTTGAGGGCTGCACCACTATGGGACAGCAAGCTGCAGAGATTTGTGG GTATGCTGACTATTACAGATTTCATCAACATCCTTCACTGCTATTACAAGTCCCCCATG gttcAGATGTATGAGCTTGAGAGCCACAAGATAGAAACATGGAGAG ATGTTTATTTGCAGTATTCCAATAACTTCCTCATTAGTATCTCTCCAGAGGCCAG CCTCTTCGAAGCCATCTATTCCTTACTCAGATACAAAATCCACAGGCTGCCCGTAATCGATCCAGAGTCTGGGAATGTCCTGCACATTCTGACCCACAAAAGAATCCTCAAGTTCCTCCATATATTT GGGAAAAAACTTCCCAAGCCTGCATTCACAAAGAGGCCGATCCAGGAACTTGGGATAGGAACTTTCAGGAACATCGCCACTGTCCAGCAAACAGCATCGCTTTATGATGCCCTCTCTATATTTGTGGAGAGGCGGGTGTCTGCGCTGCCAGTGGTGGATGAACAAG GCAAAGTTGTGGCACTCTACTCAAGATTTGATGTCATT AACCTGGCAGCCCAGAAGACCTACAACAATCTGGACATGACAATGCAGGAGGCTGTTGAAAAGCGGATATGTTGCGTTGAGGGAGTTATTAAGTGCTATCCATACGAAACCTTGGAAATCATTTTAGACCGTATAGTTAAAGCTGAG GTCCATCGGCTGGTCCTGGTGGACAGAGCTGATGTGGTGAAAGGCATCATCTCTCTGTCTGACCTGCTGCAGGCAATGGTCTTAACCCCTGCAGGTATTGATGCCCTCTTGTCCTAG
- the prkag3a gene encoding 5'-AMP-activated protein kinase subunit gamma-1 isoform X4: MEPRSQVSFPEKKQEIQSQEADATVYMKFMKSHRCYDAIPTSCKLVIFDTTLQVKKAFYALVANGLRAAPLWDSKLQRFVGMLTITDFINILHCYYKSPMVQMYELESHKIETWRGDSLRNVYLQYSNNFLISISPEASLFEAIYSLLRYKIHRLPVIDPESGNVLHILTHKRILKFLHIFGKKLPKPAFTKRPIQELGIGTFRNIATVQQTASLYDALSIFVERRVSALPVVDEQDQNQPLQTFKEVCKGGDNEQQQETEDLNTHQAKLWHSTQDLMSLTWQPRRPTTIWT, encoded by the exons ATGGAGCCTCGTTCACAG GTGTCATTCCCAGAAAAGAAGCAGGAAATACAGAGTCAAG AGGCTGATGCCACAGTCTACATGAAATTCATGAAAAGTCACCGCTGTTATGATGCCATTCCAACCAGCTGTAAACTGGTCATATTTGATACCACACTACAA GTGAAAAAAGCCTTTTATGCACTGGTGGCAAATGGCTTGAGGGCTGCACCACTATGGGACAGCAAGCTGCAGAGATTTGTGG GTATGCTGACTATTACAGATTTCATCAACATCCTTCACTGCTATTACAAGTCCCCCATG gttcAGATGTATGAGCTTGAGAGCCACAAGATAGAAACATGGAGAGGTGATTCCCTTCGAA ATGTTTATTTGCAGTATTCCAATAACTTCCTCATTAGTATCTCTCCAGAGGCCAG CCTCTTCGAAGCCATCTATTCCTTACTCAGATACAAAATCCACAGGCTGCCCGTAATCGATCCAGAGTCTGGGAATGTCCTGCACATTCTGACCCACAAAAGAATCCTCAAGTTCCTCCATATATTT GGGAAAAAACTTCCCAAGCCTGCATTCACAAAGAGGCCGATCCAGGAACTTGGGATAGGAACTTTCAGGAACATCGCCACTGTCCAGCAAACAGCATCGCTTTATGATGCCCTCTCTATATTTGTGGAGAGGCGGGTGTCTGCGCTGCCAGTGGTGGATGAACAAG ATCAAAACCAACCACTACAAACCTTCAAGGAAGTCTGCAAGGGAGGAGACAACGAACAGCAGCAggaaacagaggacttaaatacacaccag GCAAAGTTGTGGCACTCTACTCAAGATTTGATGTCATT AACCTGGCAGCCCAGAAGACCTACAACAATCTGGACATGA
- the prkag3a gene encoding 5'-AMP-activated protein kinase subunit gamma-1 isoform X7 — MEPRSQVSFPEKKQEIQSQEADATVYMKFMKSHRCYDAIPTSCKLVIFDTTLQVKKAFYALVANGLRAAPLWDSKLQRFVGMLTITDFINILHCYYKSPMVQMYELESHKIETWRGDSLRNVYLQYSNNFLISISPEASLFEAIYSLLRYKIHRLPVIDPESGNVLHILTHKRILKFLHIFGKKLPKPAFTKRPIQELGIGTFRNIATVQQTASLYDALSIFVERRVSALPVVDEQGKVVALYSRFDVIIPSLIHCRTWQPRRPTTIWT, encoded by the exons ATGGAGCCTCGTTCACAG GTGTCATTCCCAGAAAAGAAGCAGGAAATACAGAGTCAAG AGGCTGATGCCACAGTCTACATGAAATTCATGAAAAGTCACCGCTGTTATGATGCCATTCCAACCAGCTGTAAACTGGTCATATTTGATACCACACTACAA GTGAAAAAAGCCTTTTATGCACTGGTGGCAAATGGCTTGAGGGCTGCACCACTATGGGACAGCAAGCTGCAGAGATTTGTGG GTATGCTGACTATTACAGATTTCATCAACATCCTTCACTGCTATTACAAGTCCCCCATG gttcAGATGTATGAGCTTGAGAGCCACAAGATAGAAACATGGAGAGGTGATTCCCTTCGAA ATGTTTATTTGCAGTATTCCAATAACTTCCTCATTAGTATCTCTCCAGAGGCCAG CCTCTTCGAAGCCATCTATTCCTTACTCAGATACAAAATCCACAGGCTGCCCGTAATCGATCCAGAGTCTGGGAATGTCCTGCACATTCTGACCCACAAAAGAATCCTCAAGTTCCTCCATATATTT GGGAAAAAACTTCCCAAGCCTGCATTCACAAAGAGGCCGATCCAGGAACTTGGGATAGGAACTTTCAGGAACATCGCCACTGTCCAGCAAACAGCATCGCTTTATGATGCCCTCTCTATATTTGTGGAGAGGCGGGTGTCTGCGCTGCCAGTGGTGGATGAACAAG GCAAAGTTGTGGCACTCTACTCAAGATTTGATGTCATT ATACCGTCTTTGATCCATTGCAGAACCTGGCAGCCCAGAAGACCTACAACAATCTGGACATGA
- the prkag3a gene encoding 5'-AMP-activated protein kinase subunit gamma-1 isoform X6 produces the protein MEPRSQVSFPEKKQEIQSQEADATVYMKFMKSHRCYDAIPTSCKLVIFDTTLQVKKAFYALVANGLRAAPLWDSKLQRFVGMLTITDFINILHCYYKSPMVQMYELESHKIETWRGDSLRNVYLQYSNNFLISISPEASLFEAIYSLLRYKIHRLPVIDPESGNVLHILTHKRILKFLHIFGKKLPKPAFTKRPIQELGIGTFRNIATVQQTASLYDALSIFVERRVSALPVVDEQDQNQPLQTFKEVCKGGDNEQQQETEDLNTHQAKLWHSTQDLMSLYRL, from the exons ATGGAGCCTCGTTCACAG GTGTCATTCCCAGAAAAGAAGCAGGAAATACAGAGTCAAG AGGCTGATGCCACAGTCTACATGAAATTCATGAAAAGTCACCGCTGTTATGATGCCATTCCAACCAGCTGTAAACTGGTCATATTTGATACCACACTACAA GTGAAAAAAGCCTTTTATGCACTGGTGGCAAATGGCTTGAGGGCTGCACCACTATGGGACAGCAAGCTGCAGAGATTTGTGG GTATGCTGACTATTACAGATTTCATCAACATCCTTCACTGCTATTACAAGTCCCCCATG gttcAGATGTATGAGCTTGAGAGCCACAAGATAGAAACATGGAGAGGTGATTCCCTTCGAA ATGTTTATTTGCAGTATTCCAATAACTTCCTCATTAGTATCTCTCCAGAGGCCAG CCTCTTCGAAGCCATCTATTCCTTACTCAGATACAAAATCCACAGGCTGCCCGTAATCGATCCAGAGTCTGGGAATGTCCTGCACATTCTGACCCACAAAAGAATCCTCAAGTTCCTCCATATATTT GGGAAAAAACTTCCCAAGCCTGCATTCACAAAGAGGCCGATCCAGGAACTTGGGATAGGAACTTTCAGGAACATCGCCACTGTCCAGCAAACAGCATCGCTTTATGATGCCCTCTCTATATTTGTGGAGAGGCGGGTGTCTGCGCTGCCAGTGGTGGATGAACAAG ATCAAAACCAACCACTACAAACCTTCAAGGAAGTCTGCAAGGGAGGAGACAACGAACAGCAGCAggaaacagaggacttaaatacacaccag GCAAAGTTGTGGCACTCTACTCAAGATTTGATGTCATT ATACCGTCTTTGA
- the prkag3a gene encoding 5'-AMP-activated protein kinase subunit gamma-1 isoform X5: MEPRSQVSFPEKKQEIQSQEADATVYMKFMKSHRCYDAIPTSCKLVIFDTTLQVKKAFYALVANGLRAAPLWDSKLQRFVGMLTITDFINILHCYYKSPMVQMYELESHKIETWRGDSLRNVYLQYSNNFLISISPEASLFEAIYSLLRYKIHRLPVIDPESGNVLHILTHKRILKFLHIFGKKLPKPAFTKRPIQELGIGTFRNIATVQQTASLYDALSIFVERRVSALPVVDEQDQNQPLQTFKEVCKGGDNEQQQETEDLNTHQVIREMGKHQGRQPQQTRITKQGN; the protein is encoded by the exons ATGGAGCCTCGTTCACAG GTGTCATTCCCAGAAAAGAAGCAGGAAATACAGAGTCAAG AGGCTGATGCCACAGTCTACATGAAATTCATGAAAAGTCACCGCTGTTATGATGCCATTCCAACCAGCTGTAAACTGGTCATATTTGATACCACACTACAA GTGAAAAAAGCCTTTTATGCACTGGTGGCAAATGGCTTGAGGGCTGCACCACTATGGGACAGCAAGCTGCAGAGATTTGTGG GTATGCTGACTATTACAGATTTCATCAACATCCTTCACTGCTATTACAAGTCCCCCATG gttcAGATGTATGAGCTTGAGAGCCACAAGATAGAAACATGGAGAGGTGATTCCCTTCGAA ATGTTTATTTGCAGTATTCCAATAACTTCCTCATTAGTATCTCTCCAGAGGCCAG CCTCTTCGAAGCCATCTATTCCTTACTCAGATACAAAATCCACAGGCTGCCCGTAATCGATCCAGAGTCTGGGAATGTCCTGCACATTCTGACCCACAAAAGAATCCTCAAGTTCCTCCATATATTT GGGAAAAAACTTCCCAAGCCTGCATTCACAAAGAGGCCGATCCAGGAACTTGGGATAGGAACTTTCAGGAACATCGCCACTGTCCAGCAAACAGCATCGCTTTATGATGCCCTCTCTATATTTGTGGAGAGGCGGGTGTCTGCGCTGCCAGTGGTGGATGAACAAG ATCAAAACCAACCACTACAAACCTTCAAGGAAGTCTGCAAGGGAGGAGACAACGAACAGCAGCAggaaacagaggacttaaatacacaccagGTAATTAGGGAGATGGGGAAACACCAGGGAAGACAGCCGCAACAAACCAGGATAACAAAGCAGGGGAATTAA